The following are from one region of the Cloacibacterium normanense genome:
- a CDS encoding lysophospholipid acyltransferase family protein: MSLISKQDFIKAAGLQKFGFIKSPIASTIMGLTKLNDVNRLYDSIKHHEGVAFFDAFLKKLEIQYVAFEEDLAKIPKTGPFILVANHPLGAIDGILMCKILTEIRPDFKIMGNFLLQKIEPMKDYVIPVNPFETRKEAYSSISGMRDTLKHLQEGGCIGIFPAGEVSNRNNVFDEVLDKEWEIPALKLIKKAKVPVVPMYFHTKNSSKFYSIAKIHADLQTLLLPSEMMKKRDKPIRIRIGKPVSPKIQEEYESVKELGDFLRKKVYMMKSYYERRKSIAELFKLSNLPIKFPLKSGQEVIQNIIDETPHEDILKDIENLKKKDKLLFSNSNYEVYFTEYDEIPSMMREIGRQRELTFRAIGEGTNLPFDLDEYDKHYHHLILWDNSAQKIAGAYRMALGAQVMKKYGISGFYTSSLFEFDQEIQPFFRKVIEMGRAYVNLEYQQKPLPLFLLWRGIVHVCLKNPEHKFLMGGVSISNKFSDFSKSLMIEFMRSHYYDSVVAQYVHPKNDFKVKLKVKEKHLFFEGLDNDLNKFDKLIDDLEPEMRMPVLIKKYIKQNAKVIAFNVDPNFNDAIDGLMYIRISDLPESTIKPVLEEMSEQLKES, translated from the coding sequence ATGAGCCTCATTTCTAAACAAGATTTTATCAAAGCAGCAGGATTGCAGAAATTCGGATTTATTAAAAGTCCGATTGCTTCTACCATTATGGGACTTACCAAATTGAATGATGTCAATAGATTGTATGACAGCATAAAACACCATGAAGGAGTAGCTTTTTTTGATGCTTTTCTCAAAAAATTAGAAATCCAATACGTAGCCTTCGAAGAAGATTTGGCTAAAATCCCAAAAACAGGACCTTTCATTTTGGTAGCCAATCATCCTTTAGGAGCGATTGATGGCATTCTGATGTGTAAAATCCTTACAGAAATTAGACCTGATTTTAAAATCATGGGCAATTTTCTTTTGCAGAAAATAGAGCCTATGAAAGATTATGTGATTCCTGTGAATCCTTTTGAGACCAGAAAAGAGGCGTATAGTAGTATTTCTGGAATGCGTGATACTTTGAAACACCTTCAGGAAGGCGGTTGTATCGGTATTTTTCCTGCGGGAGAAGTGTCGAATCGTAACAATGTTTTTGATGAAGTTCTGGATAAAGAATGGGAAATTCCAGCACTTAAATTGATAAAAAAAGCAAAGGTTCCAGTGGTTCCGATGTATTTCCATACCAAGAATTCGAGCAAGTTTTATAGCATTGCCAAGATTCATGCAGATTTGCAAACGCTCTTGCTTCCGTCTGAGATGATGAAGAAAAGAGACAAGCCTATTAGAATCAGAATAGGAAAGCCTGTTTCGCCAAAAATTCAAGAAGAATATGAATCGGTGAAAGAATTAGGAGATTTCTTGAGAAAGAAAGTCTACATGATGAAGTCTTACTATGAAAGGAGAAAATCCATTGCGGAGCTCTTTAAACTGTCTAATTTGCCGATTAAATTTCCGCTGAAATCTGGACAAGAAGTGATTCAGAATATCATAGACGAAACACCTCATGAAGATATTTTAAAAGATATAGAAAATCTTAAAAAGAAAGATAAACTCTTGTTTTCCAACTCTAATTACGAAGTTTATTTCACCGAATATGACGAAATTCCTTCAATGATGAGAGAAATCGGAAGACAGCGAGAATTAACTTTCCGAGCAATAGGAGAGGGAACCAACCTGCCTTTTGATTTGGATGAGTATGATAAGCATTACCATCACCTCATTCTTTGGGATAATAGTGCTCAAAAAATCGCTGGAGCGTATAGAATGGCATTAGGTGCTCAAGTCATGAAAAAATATGGAATTAGTGGCTTTTATACGAGCTCATTGTTTGAATTTGACCAAGAAATACAGCCATTTTTTAGAAAAGTGATAGAAATGGGCCGTGCTTATGTGAATTTAGAATATCAGCAAAAACCATTACCACTGTTCTTATTATGGAGAGGAATTGTGCATGTTTGCCTCAAAAATCCTGAACATAAATTCTTAATGGGTGGAGTAAGCATCAGTAATAAATTCTCAGATTTTTCTAAGTCTTTGATGATTGAGTTTATGCGTTCGCATTATTATGATTCTGTGGTGGCGCAATACGTACATCCTAAAAACGATTTTAAGGTAAAACTCAAGGTAAAGGAAAAACATCTCTTTTTCGAAGGTTTAGACAATGATTTGAACAAGTTTGATAAACTCATCGATGATTTAGAGCCAGAAATGAGAATGCCTGTTTTAATAAAAAAATACATCAAGCAAAATGCTAAGGTTATCGCATTTAATGTAGACCCTAATTTCAATGATGCGATAGACGGACTCATGTATATCAGAATAAGCGACCTTCCAGAAAGTACGATTAAGCCCGTTTTAGAAGAGATGAGCGAACAATTAAAAGAAAGTTAA
- a CDS encoding aspartate kinase: MKIFKFGGASVKDAESVKNVAKVLNSQGFEKCLLVVSAMGKTTNALEKVVEYYFKKEDYQNEVEKIKQSHLEITKGLFAENHKIFGEVALFFDDLEAFLRRNKSPNYNFVYDQVVSCGEMISSKILSEYLNDINFSNAWLDARDYIKTDDTYREGVVNWLETEKNISGLDQNQSYVTQGFIGSEANNFTVTLGREGSDYSAAIFAYCLNAEAMTIWKDVPGVMTGDPRKFENVTLLSNISYEEAIEMAYYGASVIHPKTLQPLKQKHIPFYVKSFVEPEKPGTKVGNSDVNQSEESYILKENQVLMNISTRDFSFIAEDHISQIFNLLAKHKIKVSMMQNSAISLALCLEDKFGKIDEVNQTLTQQFSTDVVKNVSLYTVRNANMDELSNFYADKKILLEQISKNTVQIVTQ; the protein is encoded by the coding sequence ATGAAAATTTTTAAATTCGGAGGAGCATCAGTAAAAGATGCAGAGAGTGTAAAGAATGTAGCGAAAGTGTTAAACTCGCAAGGTTTTGAAAAATGCCTATTAGTAGTTTCTGCCATGGGAAAAACGACCAATGCATTAGAAAAAGTAGTAGAATACTATTTTAAGAAAGAAGATTACCAAAATGAGGTAGAAAAAATAAAACAATCTCACTTAGAAATTACCAAAGGTCTTTTTGCCGAAAATCATAAAATTTTTGGAGAAGTAGCTTTGTTTTTTGATGATTTAGAAGCTTTTTTGAGAAGAAATAAATCGCCAAATTACAATTTTGTGTATGATCAAGTGGTGAGTTGTGGTGAAATGATTTCGTCTAAAATTCTCAGTGAGTATCTTAATGATATCAATTTTAGCAATGCTTGGCTAGACGCTAGAGATTACATCAAAACGGATGACACGTACAGAGAAGGCGTAGTGAACTGGCTAGAAACCGAAAAGAATATTAGCGGTCTAGACCAGAATCAATCCTATGTTACACAAGGTTTCATCGGTTCAGAAGCCAATAATTTTACTGTAACTTTGGGAAGAGAAGGTTCAGATTACTCTGCGGCGATTTTTGCGTATTGTTTAAATGCTGAAGCCATGACCATTTGGAAAGATGTTCCGGGTGTGATGACAGGTGACCCTAGAAAATTTGAAAACGTAACCTTGCTTTCTAATATTTCTTACGAAGAAGCCATAGAAATGGCGTATTACGGAGCTTCTGTAATTCACCCGAAAACCTTACAACCGCTGAAGCAAAAGCACATTCCTTTTTATGTGAAATCTTTTGTAGAGCCAGAAAAACCAGGAACTAAAGTAGGAAATTCTGATGTCAACCAAAGCGAAGAAAGTTATATCCTGAAAGAAAATCAAGTATTAATGAATATTTCTACGAGAGACTTTTCTTTCATTGCCGAAGATCACATTAGCCAGATTTTTAATCTTTTGGCAAAACATAAAATCAAAGTTTCTATGATGCAAAACTCTGCGATTTCTTTGGCGCTTTGTCTGGAAGATAAATTTGGGAAAATTGATGAGGTTAATCAAACGTTAACTCAACAATTCAGCACGGATGTTGTGAAAAATGTTTCGTTATACACGGTTAGAAATGCCAATATGGACGAGCTTTCTAATTTCTATGCTGATAAAAAAATCCTTTTAGAACAAATTTCAAAAAACACAGTACAAATCGTTACGCAATAA
- the fbp gene encoding class 1 fructose-bisphosphatase — translation MSEQTFQTLGEFIIDKQDDFKYSTGELSRLLSAIRLASKVVNREVNKAGIAEIIGHAGNQNVQGEDQQKLDVLANNLFIEALSQREVVCGIASEESDDFIEIKATSNAHLNKYVVLIDPLDGSSNIDVNVSVGTIFSIYRRVTEPGTPVQLKDFLQKGVKQVAAGYVVYGSSTMIVYTTGNGVNGFTLDPSIGTYYLSHPNMKFPTTGKIYSINEGNYIKFPQGVKDYIKYCQLEEGDRPYTSRYIGSLVSDFHRNMIKGGIYIYPSTSQSPKGKLRLLYECNPMALLAEQAGGKASDGYRRILEIEPTELHQRVPFFCGSAAMVTKAEEFMAKALKP, via the coding sequence ATGTCTGAACAAACTTTTCAAACTTTAGGTGAATTTATCATTGACAAACAAGACGATTTTAAATATTCCACAGGGGAACTCTCTAGACTTTTGAGCGCCATTAGACTGGCTTCTAAAGTAGTGAATAGAGAAGTAAACAAGGCGGGAATCGCAGAAATCATCGGTCATGCTGGAAACCAGAATGTACAAGGTGAAGACCAACAAAAACTAGATGTTTTAGCCAATAATCTTTTTATAGAAGCACTTTCTCAGCGCGAAGTAGTCTGCGGAATTGCCTCTGAAGAAAGTGATGATTTTATAGAAATTAAAGCGACAAGTAACGCTCACCTTAATAAATATGTGGTTTTAATTGATCCACTAGATGGTTCATCTAATATTGATGTAAATGTTTCAGTAGGAACCATTTTCTCTATCTACAGACGCGTTACGGAGCCTGGAACACCTGTTCAACTGAAAGATTTTTTACAAAAAGGCGTAAAACAAGTAGCAGCTGGTTATGTAGTTTACGGAAGTTCTACCATGATTGTTTACACCACAGGAAATGGCGTAAATGGATTTACTTTAGACCCATCTATTGGTACATATTATCTTTCTCACCCGAATATGAAATTCCCAACTACGGGAAAAATTTATTCCATTAACGAAGGAAATTACATTAAATTTCCTCAAGGTGTGAAAGATTACATTAAATATTGTCAGTTAGAAGAAGGAGACAGACCTTATACTTCTCGATATATTGGTTCATTGGTTTCAGATTTTCACAGAAATATGATTAAAGGTGGGATTTACATCTATCCTTCTACGTCACAATCTCCAAAAGGAAAACTGAGATTGTTATACGAATGCAATCCAATGGCATTATTGGCAGAACAAGCTGGCGGAAAAGCGAGTGATGGCTACAGAAGAATTCTAGAAATAGAACCTACTGAATTGCACCAAAGAGTACCTTTCTTCTGCGGAAGTGCTGCAATGGTAACCAAAGCCGAAGAATTTATGGCAAAAGCTTTAAAACCTTAG
- a CDS encoding PLDc N-terminal domain-containing protein — MILTFLSLSILHLVFVLFIILLPSVLWIFALIDILKSNFKDSTNKIIWVLIVLLLPVLGSILYFIFGGQQKTN, encoded by the coding sequence ATGATTCTCACTTTTTTGTCCTTGTCTATTCTGCACTTGGTTTTCGTTTTGTTCATTATTCTTTTACCTTCTGTTTTATGGATTTTTGCCCTTATTGACATTTTAAAAAGCAACTTTAAGGATTCTACTAATAAAATTATTTGGGTTTTAATTGTACTTTTGTTGCCCGTTTTAGGCTCTATTCTGTATTTTATTTTTGGAGGCCAACAAAAAACAAATTAA